From a region of the Lactuca sativa cultivar Salinas chromosome 4, Lsat_Salinas_v11, whole genome shotgun sequence genome:
- the LOC111894884 gene encoding probable receptor-like protein kinase At5g61350, producing the protein MGGGRKLSASFLSSLFIIFYFLSTNARFTPSDNYLIDCGSPHNTILDDGRTFKSDPQSVSYLSTDENIFATSNSTPENETLPLYRTARIFDSESVYKFLVFQPGRHFLRLYFYPLHHPSYNLTTAVFTVKTDQGLVLLHDFSATKNSDSHFKEYLINVPSDDFSLVFSPLKKSFAFVNAIEFVSAPDELVPDSATIISPPGVFNGMSDYDLQIVHRVNVGGPMVSPKNDTLSRTWKSDSHGYMMFPKGDKLVSVDPSTITYPVGGATSLIAPNQVYSSAASMEESGVSNANFNLTWEMKVDSGFNYFIRLHFCDIVSTGMNTLYFNVYVNNMMGISGLDLSSLTSNLAVPYYKDFVVNASAVSNGLIRVQVGPSDLESAIPNAILNGLEIMKMRNAAGTLDGLFSSGSNSRGVSHTTTIAEVVGVGAAAIALLLLIFTFIRNKNKAKGWDQGGTSSKSWFLPLNASYCSTLLSSKSKSKNGYSSVFSSNIGFGRSFTFNELRDATKNFDESVVIGVGGFGKVYIGEIEAGTKLAIKRGNPRSSQGINEFQTEIQLLSKLRHRHLVSLIGYCDENSEMILVYEYMANGPLRDHIYGSTLPSLTWRQRLEISIGAARGLHYLHTGGSSHGIIHRDVKTTNILLDENLVAKVSDFGLSKTGPALDQTHVSTAVKGSFGYLDPEYFRRQQLTEKSDVYSFGVVLFEILCARPALDPALPREQVNLAEWAMAKQRKGVIEMIVDPRIVKTICSESLIKYVEAAEKCLAEYGVDRPSMGDVLWNLEFALQLQDASLQLDPPEEDDTCDAKTNKIMASEKSKKGDETNNDSDVSILINDDSGIVIGSPLFSKIEDFEGR; encoded by the coding sequence ATGGGAGGAGGACGCAAGTTATCAGCATCCTTTCTCTCCTCATTATTCATCATCTTTTACTTTCTTTCTACCAATGCCCGATTCACTCCTTCGGACAACTACCTCATCGACTGTGGATCACCTCACAACACCATCCTTGACGACGGCCGGACGTTTAAATCAGACCCTCAATCGGTTTCCTACCTATCCACCGACGAAAACATATTCGCCACCTCAAATTCCACCCCGGAAAACGAAACTCTCCCTTTATATCGGACTGCAAGAATCTTCGACAGCGAATCAGTTTATAAGTTTCTCGTCTTTCAACCTGGCCGTCATTTCCTCCGACTCTACTTCTACCCTCTCCACCACCCGTCATATAATCTCACCACGGCGGTTTTCACCGTGAAAACTGATCAAGGTCTAGTTCTTCTGCATGATTTTTCAGCCACAAAGAATTCGGATTCTCATTTCAAAGAATACCTCATTAACGTCCCTTCTGATGATTTCTCACTCGTTTTCTCCCCATTAAAGAAATCTTTTGCTTTCGTGAATGCAATCGAGTTTGTTTCAGCGCCCGATGAGCTCGTTCCTGATTCCGCAACCATTATCTCTCCTCCTGGAGTTTTTAATGGTATGTCGGATTATGACCTTCAGATTGTGCATAGAGTTAATGTCGGAGGGCCAATGGTTAGTCCAAAAAACGACACATTGTCAAGGACATGGAAGAGTGATAGTCATGGATACATGATGTTTCCCAAGGGTGACAAACTTGTTTCCGTTGATCCGAGCACAATAACTTATCCGGTTGGAGGAGCCACTTCTTTGATTGCACCAAACCAAGTTTACTCCTCGGCGGCTTCAATGGAAGAGTCTGGTGTTTCCAATGCAAATTTCAACCTGACTTGGGAGATGAAAGTAGATTCGGGGTTCAATTACTTTATCAGGCTGCACTTTTGTGATATAGTGAGCACCGGTATGAACACCCTCTATTTCAATGTGTATGTAAATAACATGATGGGGATCTCAGGGCTGGACTTGTCATCACTCACTTCAAACCTAGCTGTTCCCTACTACAAAGATTTTGTGGTCAATGCGTCCGCTGTTTCCAACGGTTTGATACGTGTCCAGGTTGGACCATCTGATCTTGAATCCGCCATTCCCAACGCCATACTAAACGGCTTGGAGATCATGAAGATGAGAAACGCCGCAGGCACCTTAGATGGGTTATTCTCATCTGGCAGCAATAGTCGTGGCGTGTCACACACCACGACTATTGCCGAGGTAGTTGGTGTTGGAGCAGCAGCAATTGCACTGTTGCTCCTCATCTTTACCTTCATTAGGAACAAAAACAAGGCCAAGGGTTGGGACCAGGGTGGAACTAGTTCCAAGTCATGGTTTCTTCCCCTCAATGCGAGTTATTGCAGTACTTTGCTTTCTAGCAAGAGCAAGAGTAAGAACGGGTACTCGAGTGTTTTCTCTTCTAATATTGGCTTCGGCCGATCTTTCACGTTTAACGAGCTACGAGACGCAACAAAGAATTTCGATGAAAGTGTGGTAATCGGCGTTGGAGGGTTCGGGAAAGTTTATATAGGGGAGATAGAAGCAGGAACAAAGCTTGCAATAAAGAGAGGAAACCCTAGATCTTCACAAGGCATTAACGAATTTCAAACCGAAATTCAACTGCTATCCAAGCTTAGACACAGACATCTCGTTTCATTGATTGGCTACTGCGACGAAAATAGTGAAATGATTTTAGTGTATGAGTACATGGCTAATGGACCACTTCGCGATCACATCTATGGATCAACCCTACCATCTTTGACATGGAGGCAACGCCTTGAGATCAGTATTGGTGCAGCTCGAGGGTTGCACTACCTACATACCGGTGGATCATCACATGGTATAATCCATCGGGATGTAAAAACCACCAACATTCTTCTGGATGAGAATCTAGTGGCAAAAGTCTCCGATTTTGGGTTATCAAAAACCGGACCAGCTTTGGACCAAACTCATGTTAGCACGGCAGTAAAGGGTAGTTTCGGGTATCTTGATCCAGAATACTTCCGGAGGCAACAACTTACTGAGAAATCTGATGTTTACTCATTCGGTGTTGTCCTTTTTGAGATCTTATGCGCTAGACCCGCTCTTGATCCTGCATTGCCAAGAGAACAAGTGAATTTAGCCGAATGGGCAATGGCAAAACAAAGGAAGGGTGTGATTGAGATGATTGTTGATCCTAGAATTGTGAAAACGATATGCTCTGAATCATTAATAAAATATGTGGAAGCAGCAGAAAAGTGTCTAGCAGAGTATGGTGTTGATAGACCTTCGATGGGAGACGTTCTCTGGAACTTGGAGTTTGCTTTGCAACTTCAAGATGCATCTTTGCAGCTCGATCCTCCTGAAGAAGATGATACCTGCGACGCAAAGACAAATAAGATCATGGCTTCTGAAAAATCCAAGAAAGGCGATGAAACAAATAACGACAGTGATGTTAGTATCCTTATAAATGATGACTCGGGCATCGTGATTGGTTCTCCTTTATTCTCCAAGATCGAAGATTTTGAAGGAAGATGA
- the LOC111894883 gene encoding uncharacterized protein LOC111894883: MSNRNWMYERLDDRGHVSHLFINGVKTFIEFASTKQSYMDGDKIKCPCIKCNNKAYKAVDEAKYHLYKFGFVPNYEFWDKHGETSLDSTSLGMDDTYTSLNEHHDPTYRELVMDAAGPDFMTRTLDDEPNSEDKKFFDMLEAADRELWPGCKKVTQLSVVARLLNIKSEYRIPELCFDAICQLIKDGLPEENNMVDSLYESKKLIQALGLPVELIDCCRSGCMIYWRGDKDLDRCKFCNAQRYKKSRNSSTRSRIPFKRMHYFPLTPRLKRLYASQTTAASMRWHADNHGHHVGVMCHPSDSEAWKQFDINHPSFAAERRNVRLGLCTDGFQPHGASGKQYSSWPVIITPYNLPPFMCMKEPYMFLTAIVPGPTNPKQKLDVFLQPVIAELKQLWEEGVLTYDVSLKQNFQLRAALMWTISDFPAYGMLSGWATAGKLACPYCGKHTQAFRLENGKKISWFDCHRRFLTTDHPYRKDKNKFKKNRVETKGPPPSMNGEETIRQIEELGLLKVTELNADVVNKSRGKCGWKKRSIFWDLPYWKTNLIRHNFDVMHIEKNFFENMFYTIMDVKKKTKDNANARDDLKLYCKKRKGVDQNQRAYYALEKRQKKVVCEWVESLSFPDGYVSNLGRCVDLSACRLFGMKSHDCHVFMQRLLPIAFREMLPKNVWEAVTEISLFFKSLTSTVITTEDMKRIEAEIPIILCKLETIFVPGFFDSMEHLPIHLPYEAMIAGPVQYRWMYPFERFLHQLKKDVKNKARVEGSICNAYLVREASNFCSHYFEPSVHTRNRKVPRNDDGGFEDDDDNEKLTIFSYPGRPYGKLKSRSLTDEEFNAAHSYILVNEEKMQPYLRKYEESLKDLNPDISEDDLAAEVDENFATWFQNYARQNEIKNKYIHDLSRRPLRTVKLYNVYFVNGYKFHTESHGANKSTMNSGVCISSPFGDYYGKLLEILEVEYPGFPIKTTTLFKCHWYDPTPNVGVKVHNQYNLVDINQRRKFNKFEPFVLAMQATQVCFIPYPSLKQNNSDWVAVCKVKPRGWSEIRKKDVAFQEDEIEANEIISTIPETIEYDILSNELDNENNDEGEFDDETEGEFDDESEGEYDDESEGEFEYSTSTNEEEDNDEEDNLFDCD, encoded by the exons ATGAGCAATAGAAATTGGATGTATGAACGACTTGATGATCGCGGTCATGTCTCTCATCTTTTCATTAATGGTGTGAAAACATTCATCGAGTTTGCTTCTACTAAGCAAAGTTATATGGATGGAGATAAAATTAAATGCCCATGCATAAAATGCAATAACAAAGCATATAAAGCAGTTGATGAGGCAAAATATCACTTATACAAGTTTGGTTTTGTTCCAAATTATGAGTTTTGGGATAAACATGGAGAAACATCATTGGATAGTACTTCATTAGGGATGGATGATACATACACGAGTTTAAATGAACACCATGATCCTACTTATAGAGAATTGGTGATGGATGCAGCGGGTCCTGATTTCATGACTAGAACTCTTGATGACGAGCcaaattcagaagataagaagTTTTTTGATATGCTAGAGGCAGCTGATAGAGAGTTGTGGCCTGGTTGTAAAAAGGTGACACAACTATCTGTTGTAGCTCGACTATTGAATATCAAATCAGAATATCGCATCCCTGAGTTATGTTTTGATGCCATTTGTCAATTGATAAAGGATGGGTTACCGGAGGAGAATAACATGGTTGATAGTTTATACGAGAGCAAAAAGTTAATACAAGCATTGGGTTTACCTGTGGAATTGATTGACTGTTGCAGGTCTGGATGTATGATATATTGGAGGGGCGACAAAGATCTTGATCGGTGCAAATTTTGCAACGCACAGAGGTACAAAAAGTCAAGAAATTCGTCCACACGTTCGCGTATACCTTTCAAGAGGATGCATTATTTTCCCTTGACTCCAAGGTTGAAGAGACTATACGCTTCACAAACAACAGCCGCTTCCATGCGATGGCACGCTGATAATCATGGCCACCATGTCGGTGTAATGTGTCATCCATCTGATTCTGAAGCATGGAAGCAGTTTGATATTAACCATCCTTCATTTGCAGCCGAAAGACGTAATGTTAGATTAGGCCTATGTACAGATGGGTTTCAACCCCATGGTGCTTCAGGAAAACAATATTCATCTTGGCCTGTCATTATAACACCTTATAATTTGCCACCGTTTATGTGTATGAAAGAGCCTTACATGTTTTTGACTGCAATTGTGCCCGGACCTACAAACCCTAAGCAAAAACTAGATGTCTTCCTTCAACCAGTTATTGCAGAACTCAAACAGTTATGGGAAGAAGGTGTTTTAACTTATGATGTTTCtttgaaacaaaattttcaattaagagCGGCATTGATGTGGACAATTAGCGATTTTCCGGCGTATGGAATGTTATCAGGATGGGCAACCGCAGGGAAGCTAGCATGTCCATATTGTGGAAAACATACACAAGCTTTTAGGCTTGAAAATGGTAAGAAGATATCATGGTTTGATTGTCATAGAAGATTCCTCACCACTGATCATCCATAtagaaaagataaaaataagttcaaaaaGAATCGTGTAGAGACAAAAGGTCCTCCTCCAAGTATGAATGGTGAAGAAACCATAAGGCAAATTGAAGAACTTGGTTTGTTAAAAGTTACTGAACTTAATGCTGACGTAGTAAATAAATCACGTGGCAAATGTGGTTGGAAAAAGAGAAGCATATTCTGGGATTTACCATACTGGAAAACAAACCTCATTAGACATAATTTTGATGTTATGCATATTGAGAAGAATTTTTTTGAGAATATGTTTTACACTATAATGGATGTTAAGAAGAAGACAAAGGATAATGCAAATGCGAGAGATGATCTGAAACTCTATTGTAAGAAGAGAAAAGGAGTAGATCAAAATCAAAGAGCATATTATGCATTAGAGAAGAGGCAAAAGAAAGTCGTATGTGAATGGGTAGAGAGTTTGAGTTTCCCCGATGGTTACGTTTCAAATTTGGGGAGGTGTGTAGATTTGAGTGCATGTAGACTGTTTGGAATGAAAAGTCATGATTGTCATGTTTTTATGCAAAGATTGTTGCCGATTGCATTCCGCGAGATGTTGCCAAAAAATGTGTGGGAAGCAGTTACCGAGATAAGTCTTTTCTTCAAAAGCTTAACTTCAACAGTAATTACAACAGAAGACATGAAAAGGATTGAAGCTGAGATCCCGATAATTCTTTGTAAATTAGAGACCATCTTTGTCCCTGGTTTCTTTGACTCGATGGAGCATTTGCCAATACATTTGCCATACGAAGCAATGATAGCCGGTCCCGTGCAATATCGCTGGATGTATCCATTTGAGAG ATTTCTTCACCAATTGAAAAAAGATGTGAAAAATAAAGCTAGAGTGGAAGGGTCGATTTGCAATGCATACTTAGTTCGTGAAGCATCAAACTTTTGTTCTCACTATTTTGAGCCTAGCGTTCATACACGTAACAGAAAGGTGCCTCGAAATGATGATGGGGGATTTGAAGATGATGATGACAACGAAAAATTAACTATATTTTCATATCCTGGCCGCCCATATGGGAAACTCAAAAGTAGAAGTCTGACTGATGAGGAATTCAATGCAGCACATTCTTACATATTGGTTAATGAAGAGAAGATGCAACCTTACCTTAG GAAGTATGAAGAGTCATTGAAAGACCTAAATCCGGATATAAGTGAAGATGATCTTGCTGCTGAAGTGGATGAAAACTTTGCTACATGGTTTCAAAACTAT GCACGCCAAAAtgaaataaagaacaagtacatACATGATCTTTCTAGAAGACCATTGAGGACTGTGAAATTATATAATGTATACTTTGTAAATGGGTACAAGTTTCACACGGAATCACACGGTGCAAACAAATCAACAATGAATAGCGGAGTGTGTATAAGTAGCCCATTTGGTGATTACTATGGAAAGTTGTTGGAAATATTAGAAGTTGAATACCCCGGTTTTCCAATTAAAACAACAACATTGTTTAAATGTCATTGGTATGATCCAACACCTAATGTAGGAGTCAAGGTTCACAACCAATATAACTTGGTTGATATAAACCAACGAAGAAAGTTCAACAAGTTTGAGCCATTTGTTTTAGCCATGCAAGCTACTCAAGTCTGTTTCATTCCTTACCCGAGCTTGAAACAAAACAATTCTGATTGGGTGGCCGTATGTAAAGTTAAACCTCGTGGATGGAGTGAGATACGAAAAAAAGACGTTGCTTTTCAAGAAGATGAAATTGAAGCAAATGAAATCATTAGCACTATACCAGAAACAATCGAGTATGACATCTTAAGCAACGAGTTAGATAATGAAAATAATGATGAGGGTGAGTTTGATGATGAAACTGAGGGTGAGTTTGATGATGAAAGTGAGGGTGAGTATGATGATGAAAGTGAGGGTGAGTTTGAGTATAGTACATCAACCAATGAAGAAGAAGACAACGACGAAGAAGATAATCTTTTTGATTGTGATTAG